In the genome of Mugil cephalus isolate CIBA_MC_2020 chromosome 21, CIBA_Mcephalus_1.1, whole genome shotgun sequence, one region contains:
- the cep85l gene encoding centrosomal protein of 85 kDa-like isoform X3, with protein MWARKELEDGYESNQTVSGSSGGTPGLGLDHEPPWHSSLIDSGNGICGGRRQSTVSDSGDTGIGTYCSDSVEEDSSSSTTPLPFQPRSQYHLGMDDDSIPTVHVVPSPSSSPGFRMTASPHNTGRLPTSSQLPSPAVSPLGTSSYLDLKDHQPIRRWSSLNKLSSGADKSSSRTPGYQYNPDAQGSLDRGLLHRYRKEHSNMDLYLPLSSSLMCSTLLQRSPGAGPSYRDDRSCRYTGLETDLSFSSALSSPIKQTSLDMKYTALPEAKLAWEGGQVCGLGLSKQVDIPLGHQADRSSPIQPAVRTQMWLAEQMEYRPKVERGNDLGQVSRTGTEGCGGDGLSPWQQGLQQEAGLDQMLIGSSLSVNTLVKVKEGLLRQRELEIERQKQQILQLHARIRENELRAQQVLQSQRGWCDDPHILNVKESSMRTPTKQPSVRLCHDEDLNRKLAIAELEVLHLNKFFMQVTQKYTEHIRKLEEKIKTRERYISTLKKKCQRESDQNQEKQQRIETLEKYLSDLPTLDEVQFQAKQKEVQQKAKDLEKKVSELQKSLQEGFALLKDKDIKLEMQARREKELIASVHSLEQKVQQCLDDGVRLPMQDLKRLEVENTQLLEQQDHSSRLFKHQKEQIERLTSQLTATSTRLQTKRGLFHRQLSHLLEKEKSPATASTACIQQPPLDDGMLQRSHMEMPEVAQLLKEMSLCLLDLQGLCSILAQRAQGKEPNLSLLLGMKSFSVPAEESDRKVEVVEEELRFKLLEVGQLRRDIDELRRSISDRYAQYMGDSCVSQ; from the exons ATGTGGGCCAGAAAGGAGCTTGAAGATGGATACGAATCTAATCAAACAG tTTCAGGGTCCAGTGGTGGCACCCCAGGATTGGGCCTCGACCATGAACCCCCCTGGCACAGCAGTCTGATTGACTCTGGGAACGGCATCTGTGGTGGGCGCAGACAGAGTACGGTGTCCGACAGCGGGGACACGGGTATCGGGACCTACTGCTCAGACAGCGTGGAAG AGGACTCCAGTTCCAGTACAACACCTCTGCCTTTTCAGCCACGGTCCCAGTATCACTTGGGCATGGATGATGATAGCATCCCTACTGTCCACGTCGTGCCATCCCCATCTTCCTCGCCTGGTTTTAGAATGACAGCCTCGCCCCACAACACGGGCCGTTTGCCCACATCTAGTCAGCTGCCTTCGCCGGCTGTGTCTCCCTTGGGTACATCAAGTTATCTGGATTTGAAGGACCATCAGCCCATCCGGAGGTGGTCTTCTCTCAACAAGTTGTCATCAGGGGCTGATAAAAGCTCCAGTCGGACACCGGGCTATCAGTATAATCCAGATGCACAAGGCTCCCTGGACAGAGGGCTGCTACATAGGTACAGAAAAGAACACTCAAACATGGACCTTTATCTACCTTTGTCTTCCTCCTTGATGTGCAGCACCTTGCTTCAGCGTTCACCAGGCGCTGGACCCAGTTATCGAGATGACCGCAGTTGTAGATACACTGGTTTGGAAACAGACCTGTCCTTTTCCTCAGCTCTGTCTTCTCCAATCAAACAAACCAGTTTGGACATGAAATACACTGCTTTACCAGAGGCTAAACTGGCGTGGGAAGGTGGGCAGGTTTGTGGCCTGGGCTTATCCAAACAGGTCGACATACCCCTAGGCCATCAGGCTGATAGAAGCTCCCCAATTCAGCCTGCAGTTCGCACCCAGATGTGGTTGGCTGAACAGATGGAGTACAGGCCCAAAGTCGAGCGTGGAAACGACCTCGGCCAGGTCAGTCGTACCGGAACGGAGGGCTGTGGTGGAGATGGACTGTCCCCATGGCAACAGGGGCTTCAGCAGGAAGCGGGGCTTGACCAG ATGCTGATAGGGAGCTCCCTTTCTGTCAACACTCTTGTGAAGGTTAAAGAGGGGCTGTTGAGGCAGAGAGAACTGGAGATAGAAAG acaaaaacagcagaTCTTGCAGCTGCATGCCCGGATCAGGGAGAACGAGCTCAGAGCGCAGCAGGTCCTCCAGAGCCAGAGAGGGTGGTGTGATGATCCCCACATCCTAAATGTAAAG GAGTCGTCAATGAGAACGCCAACCAAACAGCCATCTGTTAGGCTGTGCCATGATGAAGACCTTAATAGGAAATTGGCAATTGCTGAGCTGGAAGTACTCCATCTGAATAAGTTCTTCATGCAAgtcacacaaaaatatacagaGCACATCAGGAAACTGGAGGAAAAG ATAAAGACAAGGGAGCGCTACATTAgtacactgaaaaagaaatgtcagagaGAGAGCGACCAGaaccaagaaaaacagcaacgcATAGAGACACTGGAGAAATACCTCTCTGACCTGCCAACACTGGACGAAGTGCAGTTCCAGGCCAAGCAG AAGGAGGTCCAACAGAAAGCAAAGGATCTGGAAAAAAAGGTGTCGGAGTTACAGAAGAGTCTGCAGGAAGGATTTGCCCTGCTGAAGGACAAAGATATCAAGCTTGAAATGCAGgccaggagagagaaggagttGATAGCGTCTGTGCACAG CCTGGAGCAGAAGGTACAGCAGTGTTTGGATGATGGCGTGAGGCTGCCCATGCAGGATCTGAAACGGCTTGAGGTGGAAAACACACAGCTTCTGGAGCAGCAAGATCACAGCAGCAGG CTGTTTAAGCACCAGAAGGAACAGATTGAGAGACTGACTTCACAACTAACG GCCACCAGTACGAGACTGCAAACGAAAAGAGGCCTTTTTCATCGACAGCTGTCTCATCTGttagaaaaggagaaaagccCGGCAACAGCATCCACAGCCTGCATCCAg CAGCCCCCATTGGATGACGGGATGTTGCAGCGTTCCCACATGGAGATGCCAGAGGTGGctcagctgctgaaagagatGTCCCTGTGTCTACTGGACCTCCAGGGTCTCTGCAGCATCTTGGCTCAGAGAGCACAGGGGAAAGAGCCTAACCTGTCTCTGCTTCTAGGCATGAAAT CGTTCAGTGTTCCAGCCGAGGAGAGCGACCGCAAAGTGGAGGTGGTGGAAGAAGAACTGAGGTTTAAGTTGTTAGAGGTTGGCCAGCTGAGGAGAGATATCGATGAGCTGAGGAGAAGCATCTCAGATCGCTACGCTCAGTATATGGGCGACAGCTGTGTCTCCCAGTGA
- the cep85l gene encoding centrosomal protein of 85 kDa-like isoform X1, which translates to MWARKELEDGYESNQTVSGSSGGTPGLGLDHEPPWHSSLIDSGNGICGGRRQSTVSDSGDTGIGTYCSDSVEEDSSSSTTPLPFQPRSQYHLGMDDDSIPTVHVVPSPSSSPGFRMTASPHNTGRLPTSSQLPSPAVSPLGTSSYLDLKDHQPIRRWSSLNKLSSGADKSSSRTPGYQYNPDAQGSLDRGLLHRYRKEHSNMDLYLPLSSSLMCSTLLQRSPGAGPSYRDDRSCRYTGLETDLSFSSALSSPIKQTSLDMKYTALPEAKLAWEGGQVCGLGLSKQVDIPLGHQADRSSPIQPAVRTQMWLAEQMEYRPKVERGNDLGQVSRTGTEGCGGDGLSPWQQGLQQEAGLDQMLIGSSLSVNTLVKVKEGLLRQRELEIERQKQQILQLHARIRENELRAQQVLQSQRGWCDDPHILNVKESSMRTPTKQPSVRLCHDEDLNRKLAIAELEVLHLNKFFMQVTQKYTEHIRKLEEKIKTRERYISTLKKKCQRESDQNQEKQQRIETLEKYLSDLPTLDEVQFQAKQQKEVQQKAKDLEKKVSELQKSLQEGFALLKDKDIKLEMQARREKELIASVHSLEQKVQQCLDDGVRLPMQDLKRLEVENTQLLEQQDHSSRLFKHQKEQIERLTSQLTATSTRLQTKRGLFHRQLSHLLEKEKSPATASTACIQQPPLDDGMLQRSHMEMPEVAQLLKEMSLCLLDLQGLCSILAQRAQGKEPNLSLLLGMKSFSVPAEESDRKVEVVEEELRFKLLEVGQLRRDIDELRRSISDRYAQYMGDSCVSQ; encoded by the exons ATGTGGGCCAGAAAGGAGCTTGAAGATGGATACGAATCTAATCAAACAG tTTCAGGGTCCAGTGGTGGCACCCCAGGATTGGGCCTCGACCATGAACCCCCCTGGCACAGCAGTCTGATTGACTCTGGGAACGGCATCTGTGGTGGGCGCAGACAGAGTACGGTGTCCGACAGCGGGGACACGGGTATCGGGACCTACTGCTCAGACAGCGTGGAAG AGGACTCCAGTTCCAGTACAACACCTCTGCCTTTTCAGCCACGGTCCCAGTATCACTTGGGCATGGATGATGATAGCATCCCTACTGTCCACGTCGTGCCATCCCCATCTTCCTCGCCTGGTTTTAGAATGACAGCCTCGCCCCACAACACGGGCCGTTTGCCCACATCTAGTCAGCTGCCTTCGCCGGCTGTGTCTCCCTTGGGTACATCAAGTTATCTGGATTTGAAGGACCATCAGCCCATCCGGAGGTGGTCTTCTCTCAACAAGTTGTCATCAGGGGCTGATAAAAGCTCCAGTCGGACACCGGGCTATCAGTATAATCCAGATGCACAAGGCTCCCTGGACAGAGGGCTGCTACATAGGTACAGAAAAGAACACTCAAACATGGACCTTTATCTACCTTTGTCTTCCTCCTTGATGTGCAGCACCTTGCTTCAGCGTTCACCAGGCGCTGGACCCAGTTATCGAGATGACCGCAGTTGTAGATACACTGGTTTGGAAACAGACCTGTCCTTTTCCTCAGCTCTGTCTTCTCCAATCAAACAAACCAGTTTGGACATGAAATACACTGCTTTACCAGAGGCTAAACTGGCGTGGGAAGGTGGGCAGGTTTGTGGCCTGGGCTTATCCAAACAGGTCGACATACCCCTAGGCCATCAGGCTGATAGAAGCTCCCCAATTCAGCCTGCAGTTCGCACCCAGATGTGGTTGGCTGAACAGATGGAGTACAGGCCCAAAGTCGAGCGTGGAAACGACCTCGGCCAGGTCAGTCGTACCGGAACGGAGGGCTGTGGTGGAGATGGACTGTCCCCATGGCAACAGGGGCTTCAGCAGGAAGCGGGGCTTGACCAG ATGCTGATAGGGAGCTCCCTTTCTGTCAACACTCTTGTGAAGGTTAAAGAGGGGCTGTTGAGGCAGAGAGAACTGGAGATAGAAAG acaaaaacagcagaTCTTGCAGCTGCATGCCCGGATCAGGGAGAACGAGCTCAGAGCGCAGCAGGTCCTCCAGAGCCAGAGAGGGTGGTGTGATGATCCCCACATCCTAAATGTAAAG GAGTCGTCAATGAGAACGCCAACCAAACAGCCATCTGTTAGGCTGTGCCATGATGAAGACCTTAATAGGAAATTGGCAATTGCTGAGCTGGAAGTACTCCATCTGAATAAGTTCTTCATGCAAgtcacacaaaaatatacagaGCACATCAGGAAACTGGAGGAAAAG ATAAAGACAAGGGAGCGCTACATTAgtacactgaaaaagaaatgtcagagaGAGAGCGACCAGaaccaagaaaaacagcaacgcATAGAGACACTGGAGAAATACCTCTCTGACCTGCCAACACTGGACGAAGTGCAGTTCCAGGCCAAGCAG CAGAAGGAGGTCCAACAGAAAGCAAAGGATCTGGAAAAAAAGGTGTCGGAGTTACAGAAGAGTCTGCAGGAAGGATTTGCCCTGCTGAAGGACAAAGATATCAAGCTTGAAATGCAGgccaggagagagaaggagttGATAGCGTCTGTGCACAG CCTGGAGCAGAAGGTACAGCAGTGTTTGGATGATGGCGTGAGGCTGCCCATGCAGGATCTGAAACGGCTTGAGGTGGAAAACACACAGCTTCTGGAGCAGCAAGATCACAGCAGCAGG CTGTTTAAGCACCAGAAGGAACAGATTGAGAGACTGACTTCACAACTAACG GCCACCAGTACGAGACTGCAAACGAAAAGAGGCCTTTTTCATCGACAGCTGTCTCATCTGttagaaaaggagaaaagccCGGCAACAGCATCCACAGCCTGCATCCAg CAGCCCCCATTGGATGACGGGATGTTGCAGCGTTCCCACATGGAGATGCCAGAGGTGGctcagctgctgaaagagatGTCCCTGTGTCTACTGGACCTCCAGGGTCTCTGCAGCATCTTGGCTCAGAGAGCACAGGGGAAAGAGCCTAACCTGTCTCTGCTTCTAGGCATGAAAT CGTTCAGTGTTCCAGCCGAGGAGAGCGACCGCAAAGTGGAGGTGGTGGAAGAAGAACTGAGGTTTAAGTTGTTAGAGGTTGGCCAGCTGAGGAGAGATATCGATGAGCTGAGGAGAAGCATCTCAGATCGCTACGCTCAGTATATGGGCGACAGCTGTGTCTCCCAGTGA
- the cep85l gene encoding centrosomal protein of 85 kDa-like isoform X4, translating to MWARKELEDGYESNQTGSSGGTPGLGLDHEPPWHSSLIDSGNGICGGRRQSTVSDSGDTGIGTYCSDSVEEDSSSSTTPLPFQPRSQYHLGMDDDSIPTVHVVPSPSSSPGFRMTASPHNTGRLPTSSQLPSPAVSPLGTSSYLDLKDHQPIRRWSSLNKLSSGADKSSSRTPGYQYNPDAQGSLDRGLLHRYRKEHSNMDLYLPLSSSLMCSTLLQRSPGAGPSYRDDRSCRYTGLETDLSFSSALSSPIKQTSLDMKYTALPEAKLAWEGGQVCGLGLSKQVDIPLGHQADRSSPIQPAVRTQMWLAEQMEYRPKVERGNDLGQVSRTGTEGCGGDGLSPWQQGLQQEAGLDQMLIGSSLSVNTLVKVKEGLLRQRELEIERQKQQILQLHARIRENELRAQQVLQSQRGWCDDPHILNVKESSMRTPTKQPSVRLCHDEDLNRKLAIAELEVLHLNKFFMQVTQKYTEHIRKLEEKIKTRERYISTLKKKCQRESDQNQEKQQRIETLEKYLSDLPTLDEVQFQAKQQKEVQQKAKDLEKKVSELQKSLQEGFALLKDKDIKLEMQARREKELIASVHSLEQKVQQCLDDGVRLPMQDLKRLEVENTQLLEQQDHSSRLFKHQKEQIERLTSQLTATSTRLQTKRGLFHRQLSHLLEKEKSPATASTACIQQPPLDDGMLQRSHMEMPEVAQLLKEMSLCLLDLQGLCSILAQRAQGKEPNLSLLLGMKSFSVPAEESDRKVEVVEEELRFKLLEVGQLRRDIDELRRSISDRYAQYMGDSCVSQ from the exons ATGTGGGCCAGAAAGGAGCTTGAAGATGGATACGAATCTAATCAAACAG GGTCCAGTGGTGGCACCCCAGGATTGGGCCTCGACCATGAACCCCCCTGGCACAGCAGTCTGATTGACTCTGGGAACGGCATCTGTGGTGGGCGCAGACAGAGTACGGTGTCCGACAGCGGGGACACGGGTATCGGGACCTACTGCTCAGACAGCGTGGAAG AGGACTCCAGTTCCAGTACAACACCTCTGCCTTTTCAGCCACGGTCCCAGTATCACTTGGGCATGGATGATGATAGCATCCCTACTGTCCACGTCGTGCCATCCCCATCTTCCTCGCCTGGTTTTAGAATGACAGCCTCGCCCCACAACACGGGCCGTTTGCCCACATCTAGTCAGCTGCCTTCGCCGGCTGTGTCTCCCTTGGGTACATCAAGTTATCTGGATTTGAAGGACCATCAGCCCATCCGGAGGTGGTCTTCTCTCAACAAGTTGTCATCAGGGGCTGATAAAAGCTCCAGTCGGACACCGGGCTATCAGTATAATCCAGATGCACAAGGCTCCCTGGACAGAGGGCTGCTACATAGGTACAGAAAAGAACACTCAAACATGGACCTTTATCTACCTTTGTCTTCCTCCTTGATGTGCAGCACCTTGCTTCAGCGTTCACCAGGCGCTGGACCCAGTTATCGAGATGACCGCAGTTGTAGATACACTGGTTTGGAAACAGACCTGTCCTTTTCCTCAGCTCTGTCTTCTCCAATCAAACAAACCAGTTTGGACATGAAATACACTGCTTTACCAGAGGCTAAACTGGCGTGGGAAGGTGGGCAGGTTTGTGGCCTGGGCTTATCCAAACAGGTCGACATACCCCTAGGCCATCAGGCTGATAGAAGCTCCCCAATTCAGCCTGCAGTTCGCACCCAGATGTGGTTGGCTGAACAGATGGAGTACAGGCCCAAAGTCGAGCGTGGAAACGACCTCGGCCAGGTCAGTCGTACCGGAACGGAGGGCTGTGGTGGAGATGGACTGTCCCCATGGCAACAGGGGCTTCAGCAGGAAGCGGGGCTTGACCAG ATGCTGATAGGGAGCTCCCTTTCTGTCAACACTCTTGTGAAGGTTAAAGAGGGGCTGTTGAGGCAGAGAGAACTGGAGATAGAAAG acaaaaacagcagaTCTTGCAGCTGCATGCCCGGATCAGGGAGAACGAGCTCAGAGCGCAGCAGGTCCTCCAGAGCCAGAGAGGGTGGTGTGATGATCCCCACATCCTAAATGTAAAG GAGTCGTCAATGAGAACGCCAACCAAACAGCCATCTGTTAGGCTGTGCCATGATGAAGACCTTAATAGGAAATTGGCAATTGCTGAGCTGGAAGTACTCCATCTGAATAAGTTCTTCATGCAAgtcacacaaaaatatacagaGCACATCAGGAAACTGGAGGAAAAG ATAAAGACAAGGGAGCGCTACATTAgtacactgaaaaagaaatgtcagagaGAGAGCGACCAGaaccaagaaaaacagcaacgcATAGAGACACTGGAGAAATACCTCTCTGACCTGCCAACACTGGACGAAGTGCAGTTCCAGGCCAAGCAG CAGAAGGAGGTCCAACAGAAAGCAAAGGATCTGGAAAAAAAGGTGTCGGAGTTACAGAAGAGTCTGCAGGAAGGATTTGCCCTGCTGAAGGACAAAGATATCAAGCTTGAAATGCAGgccaggagagagaaggagttGATAGCGTCTGTGCACAG CCTGGAGCAGAAGGTACAGCAGTGTTTGGATGATGGCGTGAGGCTGCCCATGCAGGATCTGAAACGGCTTGAGGTGGAAAACACACAGCTTCTGGAGCAGCAAGATCACAGCAGCAGG CTGTTTAAGCACCAGAAGGAACAGATTGAGAGACTGACTTCACAACTAACG GCCACCAGTACGAGACTGCAAACGAAAAGAGGCCTTTTTCATCGACAGCTGTCTCATCTGttagaaaaggagaaaagccCGGCAACAGCATCCACAGCCTGCATCCAg CAGCCCCCATTGGATGACGGGATGTTGCAGCGTTCCCACATGGAGATGCCAGAGGTGGctcagctgctgaaagagatGTCCCTGTGTCTACTGGACCTCCAGGGTCTCTGCAGCATCTTGGCTCAGAGAGCACAGGGGAAAGAGCCTAACCTGTCTCTGCTTCTAGGCATGAAAT CGTTCAGTGTTCCAGCCGAGGAGAGCGACCGCAAAGTGGAGGTGGTGGAAGAAGAACTGAGGTTTAAGTTGTTAGAGGTTGGCCAGCTGAGGAGAGATATCGATGAGCTGAGGAGAAGCATCTCAGATCGCTACGCTCAGTATATGGGCGACAGCTGTGTCTCCCAGTGA
- the cep85l gene encoding centrosomal protein of 85 kDa-like isoform X2 has translation MWARKELEDGYESNQTVSGSSGGTPGLGLDHEPPWHSSLIDSGNGICGGRRQSTVSDSGDTGIGTYCSDSVEEDSSSSTTPLPFQPRSQYHLGMDDDSIPTVHVVPSPSSSPGFRMTASPHNTGRLPTSSQLPSPAVSPLGTSSYLDLKDHQPIRRWSSLNKLSSGADKSSSRTPGYQYNPDAQGSLDRGLLHRYRKEHSNMDLYLPLSSSLMCSTLLQRSPGAGPSYRDDRSCRYTGLETDLSFSSALSSPIKQTSLDMKYTALPEAKLAWEGGQVCGLGLSKQVDIPLGHQADRSSPIQPAVRTQMWLAEQMEYRPKVERGNDLGQVSRTGTEGCGGDGLSPWQQGLQQEAGLDQMLIGSSLSVNTLVKVKEGLLRQRELEIERQKQQILQLHARIRENELRAQQVLQSQRGWCDDPHILNVKESSMRTPTKQPSVRLCHDEDLNRKLAIAELEVLHLNKFFMQVTQKYTEHIRKLEEKIKTRERYISTLKKKCQRESDQNQEKQQRIETLEKYLSDLPTLDEVQFQAKQQKEVQQKAKDLEKKVSELQKSLQEGFALLKDKDIKLEMQARREKELIASVHSLEQKVQQCLDDGVRLPMQDLKRLEVENTQLLEQQDHSSRLFKHQKEQIERLTSQLTATSTRLQTKRGLFHRQLSHLLEKEKSPATASTACIQPPLDDGMLQRSHMEMPEVAQLLKEMSLCLLDLQGLCSILAQRAQGKEPNLSLLLGMKSFSVPAEESDRKVEVVEEELRFKLLEVGQLRRDIDELRRSISDRYAQYMGDSCVSQ, from the exons ATGTGGGCCAGAAAGGAGCTTGAAGATGGATACGAATCTAATCAAACAG tTTCAGGGTCCAGTGGTGGCACCCCAGGATTGGGCCTCGACCATGAACCCCCCTGGCACAGCAGTCTGATTGACTCTGGGAACGGCATCTGTGGTGGGCGCAGACAGAGTACGGTGTCCGACAGCGGGGACACGGGTATCGGGACCTACTGCTCAGACAGCGTGGAAG AGGACTCCAGTTCCAGTACAACACCTCTGCCTTTTCAGCCACGGTCCCAGTATCACTTGGGCATGGATGATGATAGCATCCCTACTGTCCACGTCGTGCCATCCCCATCTTCCTCGCCTGGTTTTAGAATGACAGCCTCGCCCCACAACACGGGCCGTTTGCCCACATCTAGTCAGCTGCCTTCGCCGGCTGTGTCTCCCTTGGGTACATCAAGTTATCTGGATTTGAAGGACCATCAGCCCATCCGGAGGTGGTCTTCTCTCAACAAGTTGTCATCAGGGGCTGATAAAAGCTCCAGTCGGACACCGGGCTATCAGTATAATCCAGATGCACAAGGCTCCCTGGACAGAGGGCTGCTACATAGGTACAGAAAAGAACACTCAAACATGGACCTTTATCTACCTTTGTCTTCCTCCTTGATGTGCAGCACCTTGCTTCAGCGTTCACCAGGCGCTGGACCCAGTTATCGAGATGACCGCAGTTGTAGATACACTGGTTTGGAAACAGACCTGTCCTTTTCCTCAGCTCTGTCTTCTCCAATCAAACAAACCAGTTTGGACATGAAATACACTGCTTTACCAGAGGCTAAACTGGCGTGGGAAGGTGGGCAGGTTTGTGGCCTGGGCTTATCCAAACAGGTCGACATACCCCTAGGCCATCAGGCTGATAGAAGCTCCCCAATTCAGCCTGCAGTTCGCACCCAGATGTGGTTGGCTGAACAGATGGAGTACAGGCCCAAAGTCGAGCGTGGAAACGACCTCGGCCAGGTCAGTCGTACCGGAACGGAGGGCTGTGGTGGAGATGGACTGTCCCCATGGCAACAGGGGCTTCAGCAGGAAGCGGGGCTTGACCAG ATGCTGATAGGGAGCTCCCTTTCTGTCAACACTCTTGTGAAGGTTAAAGAGGGGCTGTTGAGGCAGAGAGAACTGGAGATAGAAAG acaaaaacagcagaTCTTGCAGCTGCATGCCCGGATCAGGGAGAACGAGCTCAGAGCGCAGCAGGTCCTCCAGAGCCAGAGAGGGTGGTGTGATGATCCCCACATCCTAAATGTAAAG GAGTCGTCAATGAGAACGCCAACCAAACAGCCATCTGTTAGGCTGTGCCATGATGAAGACCTTAATAGGAAATTGGCAATTGCTGAGCTGGAAGTACTCCATCTGAATAAGTTCTTCATGCAAgtcacacaaaaatatacagaGCACATCAGGAAACTGGAGGAAAAG ATAAAGACAAGGGAGCGCTACATTAgtacactgaaaaagaaatgtcagagaGAGAGCGACCAGaaccaagaaaaacagcaacgcATAGAGACACTGGAGAAATACCTCTCTGACCTGCCAACACTGGACGAAGTGCAGTTCCAGGCCAAGCAG CAGAAGGAGGTCCAACAGAAAGCAAAGGATCTGGAAAAAAAGGTGTCGGAGTTACAGAAGAGTCTGCAGGAAGGATTTGCCCTGCTGAAGGACAAAGATATCAAGCTTGAAATGCAGgccaggagagagaaggagttGATAGCGTCTGTGCACAG CCTGGAGCAGAAGGTACAGCAGTGTTTGGATGATGGCGTGAGGCTGCCCATGCAGGATCTGAAACGGCTTGAGGTGGAAAACACACAGCTTCTGGAGCAGCAAGATCACAGCAGCAGG CTGTTTAAGCACCAGAAGGAACAGATTGAGAGACTGACTTCACAACTAACG GCCACCAGTACGAGACTGCAAACGAAAAGAGGCCTTTTTCATCGACAGCTGTCTCATCTGttagaaaaggagaaaagccCGGCAACAGCATCCACAGCCTGCATCCAg CCCCCATTGGATGACGGGATGTTGCAGCGTTCCCACATGGAGATGCCAGAGGTGGctcagctgctgaaagagatGTCCCTGTGTCTACTGGACCTCCAGGGTCTCTGCAGCATCTTGGCTCAGAGAGCACAGGGGAAAGAGCCTAACCTGTCTCTGCTTCTAGGCATGAAAT CGTTCAGTGTTCCAGCCGAGGAGAGCGACCGCAAAGTGGAGGTGGTGGAAGAAGAACTGAGGTTTAAGTTGTTAGAGGTTGGCCAGCTGAGGAGAGATATCGATGAGCTGAGGAGAAGCATCTCAGATCGCTACGCTCAGTATATGGGCGACAGCTGTGTCTCCCAGTGA
- the traf3ip2a gene encoding E3 ubiquitin ligase TRAF3IP2, with translation METFKEPCPHRSIPVEVDERMTSSSLDFDCLPPCKECSGHTETSKGPEGHTCQTPQGSGHNVDRPRLPENQYRFEPRGACYPAQKPHIMMPLAVPSRHMRPPHPAGVWPRHLSEQVLLYEQSHMSENSRGFASPMSGLRCRSIEEVESLEPPLPLMSDCGLFIPHRYPAAHMPDPMQPSGMCACCLPANQFCHSNDFGHYNHDHPAGPRQEPQHVNLRLQPENAPDDSHGSVPRCVAPVREVMHEVSVDHSFHAGPVTREVRKTISLPEECRNVFVTYSVDTAKEIIPFIKFLTDQGFKPSIDIFDNPIRRMGIAKWMDSFLNDKSVLIIVVISPKYKEDVEGDGDDEHGLHTKYIHNQIQNEFIQQGCLNFRLVPVLFPNATKKHVPAWLQSTRIYRWPLDTQDILLRLLREERYIIPQRGTDLTLTVRPL, from the exons ATGGAAACTTTCAAAG AACCATGCCCACATCGGAGCATTCCTGTTGAGGTGGATGAGAGGATGACATCTTCCAGTCTGGACTTTGACTGCCTGCCCCCTTGCAAAGAGTGCAGTGGACATACAGAGACCAGCAAAGGGCCAGAGGGTCATACATGTCAGACTCCTCAGGGGTCGGGGCACAATGTGGACAGGCCCAGACTCCCTGAGAACCAATACAGGTTTGAGCCCAGAGGAGCCTGTTATCCTGCTCAAAAACCTCACATCATGATGCCGTTAGCCGTACCCTCGAGACACATGAGGCCCCCTCACCCTGCAGGTGTTTGGCCTCGTCATCTGAGTGAGCAGGTGCTGCTGTATGAACAGAGCCACATGTCTGAGAACAGTAGAGGCTTTGCGAGCCCTATGAGCGGGCTCAGGTGCCGCTCTATAGAAGAGGTAGAATCCTTGGAGCCTCCTCTGCCCCTCATGTCGGACTGTGGCCTCTTCATTCCACATCGATACCCAGCAGCACATATGCCCG ACCCCATGCAGCCGAGTGGCATGTGTGCCTGTTGCCTTCCTGCAAATCAGTTCTGTCACAGTAACGATTTTGGTCACTACAATCATGATCACCCTGCTGGTCCACGCCAAGAGCCACAACACGT GAATCTCAGGCTGCAGCCTGAAAATGCTCCAGATGATTCCCATGGATCTGTGCCTCGGTGTGTGGCACCTGTAAGAGAGGTCATGCATGAGGTCAGCGTGGATCACTCCTTCCACGCAGGACCAGTCACAAGGGAGGTCAGGAAGACCATTAGCCTGCCCGAGGAGTGCA GGAATGTTTTCGTCACATACTCAGTGGACACAGCTAAAGAAATAATCCCTTTCATCAAGTTTTTGACAGATCAGGGATTCAAACCATCA aTTGACATCTTTGATAATCCGATCCGAAGAATGGGCATCGCCAAATGGATGGACAGCTTTCTAAACGAT AAATCGGTGCTCATCATTGTGGTCATCAGCCCCAAGTACAAGGAGGACGTGGAGGGGGATGGAGACGATGAGCACGGCCTGCACACCAAGTACATCCACAATCAG ATTCAAAATGAGTTCATCCAACAAGGCTGCCTGAACTTCAGACTCgttcctgttttgtttcccaATGCAACTAAG AAACATGTCCCGGCCTGGCTGCAGAGCACCAGGATCTACCGCTGGCCCCTGGACACCCAGGACATTCTGCTGCGTCTACTCAGGGAGGAGCGCTACATCATCCCACAGCGGGGCACCGACCTCACCCTCACTGTTCGTCCTCTCTGA